AGCAGGCGGTCGGCGATTTTGGCGCCTCGTTCCGCCGATCGTTCACGCTCGGGCTGATGGTGATGGTCGTCACGGTCGTCGTGTCGCTGCTGGCCGGCCTGGCATTCCGCCGTCGCTTCCGCGGAGCATCGCTGCTGTTCTACGCGACAGTCGCCAGTCTGGTGGTTCCGTCCATCATCATCTCTCTCGGCATCGGCGTCGTCTTCCAACAGGGCGGCCTTGCTCCGGCCTGGTATTCCTCGGCGTTCGGCGCGCATCTGACTTGGACGCTGCCATTCGGCGTGCTGATCATGTTTGCCGTCTTCAATCGCTTTTCGCCGGCTTACGAGGAGGCCGCGCGCGATCTAGGGGCGACGTCGTGGCAGACCTTCTGCCATGTCGTGCTGCCGATGATCGCGCCGAGCCTGATCGGCGTCGGTCTGTTCGGCTTCACGTTGTCCTATGACGAGTTTGCCCGCACCCTAATGACATCGGGCACCTACAACACGCTGCCCCTCGAAATCTATGGGATGACCACCAACGTCACCACACCAGTGCTTTATGCATTGGGAACCGTGACGACCCTCTTTTCCTTCACCATCATTCTCGTGGCGCTCGGCATCATGACCATGCTCGGCCGCCGGCAGGCCAAGAAGAACTGAGATCATGCGTTTATTGCTCATCAATCCGAATACCACTGCGTCGATGACTGAAAAGGCCGCAGTTGCTGCCCGCGCTGTCGCGGCCCCCGGGACGGAAATCATCGCCGCCACGTCACGGATGGGGCCAGCCTCCATCGAGGGATATTATGACGGAGCGCTTGCCGTTCCCGGCCTGCTGAGCGAACTCAAGGAGCGCCGGACAATGGGTTACGATGCGGCGATCATCGCCTGTTTCGACGATACCGGCCTCGAAGCCGCACGGACGTTTTCGGATGTCCCCGTTCTCGGGCTTTGCGAATCCGCCGTCGCGACCGCGGGTTTCTTGGCCCAGCGCTTTACGGTGGTGACAACGCTGGAGCGTTCGCGCATCCTGATCGACAACCTCGTTCAACGTTATGGCATGGGGGGTCGGGCGAAGGTGCGCGCTTCCGATATCGCCGTGCTGGAACTCGAGGATGCCGCCTCCGGCGCGATCGGCAAATTGCGGGCGGAAATCGAACGGGCGCTGGAAGAAGACGGGGCGGAAGCGATCGTGCTCGGCTGCGCCGGTATGACCGATCTTGCGCGTGAGTTGCAGGAGATCTACTGCGTACCGGTGATCGACGGCGTCGCGGCGGCTGTCAAACAGGCGGAAGCATTGGTCTCGCTTGGCCTTTCCACCAGCAAGCGAGGCTCCTATGCTTCGCCGCTGCCGAAGCCTTTTGTCGGCGCAATGAGCGAGTTCATGCCAGCCCGCACTTCCGGTTGAGCCGTGTCCGGCACGGGCTCACCCTGCCGCACGATACCTTTGACCGATTCGCCGACCGTGGTGCGGCCCTTTAACTCTGGAAGGACTTCGTTCCACGCCGGATAGCTTTCCAGATCATCGAGAACGCTCCAGACAAGTTGCGGCGGAGCGTCGATCGTGATTTCGGTATCAAGGACGAGCATGGAAAGACCTCTTGCAAAGGATGAAGAGTACAGTTCCGCCGAATGCCTGGGAACAGCGATCTGCGCGTCAATGTGTCAGTTGAATTCGGGAGGCACGGACACTCCGCGCTTGCGACCTTCCTCAGCAAGCCGGTTGGCCGTCAGAGCAGCGATCGGAATACCTTCGACGCTCCGCTTTTCAGCCGTGATGAACCCGCGTTCGCCCGGCAGAAGCACCTCTTCGACGCCAGCCGCCAAAGGTAGCGCCTTGATCGCTCCCGCAAGCGACGCCACCTCTTCCGAGACTGGAGTCGAAAGTCCGAATCCCAAAGGATTGATGGCAATCGCCAGACCGTTGAACCCGTTGTCCCTTTTCTCGGTAAGGGCAGCGGAGATAAGCGGGTTTCCGCCCAGAATGCTGACCAGAACCTCGATCATCAGGGAGAGTCCCGAGCCCTTCGGCCCAGCCATGGGCAGGACGGCTTTAACTTTGCTGGGATCAGTGGTCGGCACACCCTGTTCGTCAACCCCCCACTCCGGAGGGATCGACTGGCCGGAATCCCGTGCGGCCATGATCTTGCCGAGAGCAACAGCCGCGGTCGACATGTCAAGGATCATTGGGTATCTACCGTCACCCGCTGGAGCGCTGATCGCGATCGGGTTGGTTGAAACGCCCTCTCCGCGCGCGCCATGATACACCATCAAAGGCTTCGAGGCGGACATCACGATACCGATCATCCCATCGTGGGCGATCTTCTCCGCAAAATAGCCGACGGCGCCGGCATGACTGGTCCGCGAGATCTCGCAAAGGCCGATCCCGAACCGTTCGGCCAACTCCACGGCCTTATCGATAGCGACGGTCATACCGGCTGCACCCGGAACGCCGTGGCCATCCAGACGGCAAATCGCACCGAACTCATGCAAAACCGTCGGTTCGGCCTCACCGTTTACAATACCAAGCTCAACCATTTCGATATAGCGTGGGATACGCAGAACGCCGTGCGAATCGGCACCCCGCAAGTTGGCCCAGACCAGGAGATCGGCGGATTGTCGGGCGTAATCCGGCTTGAACCCGCCGGCCACAAGCAGAGCAGTCGCGAAGTCCATCAGCGCCTGTTTGCCGATCCACTTTTTTTCCGCCGTCATGCAACACCACCGAGCGGCGACGGGAAGAACTTGTCAAGCCATCCCTTCATCATCGCCTTGGTTCGAGGTGCGTCCCCTGGCGCCAGCGGAAAATGCGCTGTGGTATCGATCAGCATCAGCTCCGTAGGGTGACCCGCTTTTTCAAACATCCGGATCGATTCGCTCGTCGGCGTGATGATGTCGTTTGCCGTATGAAACAAGAGCAATGGACGGGGCGCGATGTTGGCGACAACGTCGTCAGCACGGAAATTGTACATGGACCAGGCTGTTTCAACCGGGATTTCCATAATCGCCTTCGGCGACAGGTTCTTGCGCAGATGCTCCGGGATCGGCACCGCATCGAAACGCGACATCCAGAGGCTCTCCCCAGTCTCCTGCTTGTGCTTGCGCCCCTTCTCCAGAATACCGATGAACTTCTCCCACGATTCCGGCGTCGGGTGTTGTCCACGGAACTTGCGCTCGCCGTCCCCCCAACCACAAGAGGAAAGGCAGCAGGCGATACGGTCGTCTACCCCTGCGGTGTAGACCGATACCGCTGCACCAAAGCTGTGGCCGGTAATGCCGATCCGCGTCGGATCGACTTCCTCGCGGGTGGCAAGGAACGTCAGTGCGTTCTTGGCGTCTGCAACCTGGTCGA
The nucleotide sequence above comes from Rhizobium sp. CB3090. Encoded proteins:
- a CDS encoding ABC transporter permease, with the translated sequence MKREKRSLEFYVLAIFFIVFVLFLYGPLSAVIILSFQGPDGGLTFPLNGVSLHWFANLFEKQAVGDFGASFRRSFTLGLMVMVVTVVVSLLAGLAFRRRFRGASLLFYATVASLVVPSIIISLGIGVVFQQGGLAPAWYSSAFGAHLTWTLPFGVLIMFAVFNRFSPAYEEAARDLGATSWQTFCHVVLPMIAPSLIGVGLFGFTLSYDEFARTLMTSGTYNTLPLEIYGMTTNVTTPVLYALGTVTTLFSFTIILVALGIMTMLGRRQAKKN
- a CDS encoding aspartate/glutamate racemase family protein; translation: MRLLLINPNTTASMTEKAAVAARAVAAPGTEIIAATSRMGPASIEGYYDGALAVPGLLSELKERRTMGYDAAIIACFDDTGLEAARTFSDVPVLGLCESAVATAGFLAQRFTVVTTLERSRILIDNLVQRYGMGGRAKVRASDIAVLELEDAASGAIGKLRAEIERALEEDGAEAIVLGCAGMTDLARELQEIYCVPVIDGVAAAVKQAEALVSLGLSTSKRGSYASPLPKPFVGAMSEFMPARTSG
- a CDS encoding SRPBCC family protein; translated protein: MLVLDTEITIDAPPQLVWSVLDDLESYPAWNEVLPELKGRTTVGESVKGIVRQGEPVPDTAQPEVRAGMNSLIAPTKGFGSGEA
- a CDS encoding Ldh family oxidoreductase, giving the protein MTAEKKWIGKQALMDFATALLVAGGFKPDYARQSADLLVWANLRGADSHGVLRIPRYIEMVELGIVNGEAEPTVLHEFGAICRLDGHGVPGAAGMTVAIDKAVELAERFGIGLCEISRTSHAGAVGYFAEKIAHDGMIGIVMSASKPLMVYHGARGEGVSTNPIAISAPAGDGRYPMILDMSTAAVALGKIMAARDSGQSIPPEWGVDEQGVPTTDPSKVKAVLPMAGPKGSGLSLMIEVLVSILGGNPLISAALTEKRDNGFNGLAIAINPLGFGLSTPVSEEVASLAGAIKALPLAAGVEEVLLPGERGFITAEKRSVEGIPIAALTANRLAEEGRKRGVSVPPEFN
- a CDS encoding alpha/beta fold hydrolase, whose amino-acid sequence is MQEKLEFMSDGLKLSGVLHVPEGRKPGQKLPAFIVCHGFVGSKDESHAQIQAEMMEAFGYIALRFDFRSCGESEGERAQVRCFDQVADAKNALTFLATREEVDPTRIGITGHSFGAAVSVYTAGVDDRIACCLSSCGWGDGERKFRGQHPTPESWEKFIGILEKGRKHKQETGESLWMSRFDAVPIPEHLRKNLSPKAIMEIPVETAWSMYNFRADDVVANIAPRPLLLFHTANDIITPTSESIRMFEKAGHPTELMLIDTTAHFPLAPGDAPRTKAMMKGWLDKFFPSPLGGVA